A stretch of the Desulforamulus ferrireducens genome encodes the following:
- a CDS encoding manganese catalase family protein, with translation MFPYQPVNNAKGVLTDIGTEELAHMEIVATLVYKLLEGASLEAIKAAGLGGYYAEHDKSLYWVNPEGVPWVAAYVSATGDPVADLHENLAAEQKARAVYEWLINMSDDPCVTDVLRYLREREVVHFQRFGETLMHVEECLKEKKFY, from the coding sequence ATCTTTCCATATCAACCGGTCAACAACGCTAAAGGGGTATTGACAGATATCGGCACAGAAGAACTGGCGCACATGGAGATCGTGGCAACATTGGTCTATAAGCTGTTGGAAGGTGCTTCCTTGGAAGCCATTAAAGCCGCCGGTTTGGGTGGTTATTATGCAGAGCATGATAAGAGCCTCTATTGGGTTAACCCCGAGGGAGTTCCCTGGGTGGCAGCCTATGTTTCCGCCACCGGTGACCCAGTTGCCGACCTCCATGAAAACCTGGCTGCCGAACAAAAGGCCCGGGCCGTTTATGAATGGCTGATCAACATGTCCGATGACCCCTGTGTCACCGATGTGCTGCGTTACCTGCGGGAGCGGGAAGTGGTACACTTCCAGCGGTTCGGTGAAACCTTAATGCATGTGGAAGAATGCTTAAAAGAAAAGAAATTTTATTAA
- a CDS encoding methyl-accepting chemotaxis protein, with protein MLRVLSPLPDVNILGISDVRQDAPGILLARELGIRTSTDMNDFLKLPELDIVIDVTGNEKVTQLIMENKQERTHVVYSDVARLMYSLVSNKEQLLDELGGQAQQLAAMAEDLTETITSIPSTINQITENMVGHSKELESAVEEAGKHLKETDEVINFIKKVADQTKLLGLNAAIEAARAGDHGRGFGVVANEVRKLAEDSVVAAKNIGAILQNIESSIQIIIKGIEQTTALTEQQVISSQQIGNGVAQLTNMADEMKEFARRLTTIK; from the coding sequence ATGCTCAGAGTTCTTAGCCCGTTACCTGATGTGAACATCCTTGGTATTTCTGATGTAAGACAAGATGCCCCAGGTATTTTATTAGCACGGGAGTTGGGCATCAGAACAAGTACCGACATGAATGATTTTCTTAAGTTGCCCGAACTTGATATTGTGATAGATGTAACTGGCAATGAAAAAGTTACCCAATTAATTATGGAAAACAAACAGGAGAGGACACATGTTGTTTACTCCGATGTAGCCAGACTCATGTACTCTCTGGTGAGTAACAAAGAACAGCTGCTGGATGAGCTTGGTGGACAAGCCCAACAATTAGCTGCCATGGCGGAGGATTTAACCGAAACAATAACCAGCATTCCCAGTACAATCAATCAAATTACAGAAAACATGGTCGGACATAGCAAGGAATTGGAAAGTGCAGTGGAAGAAGCAGGAAAACATTTAAAAGAAACCGATGAGGTAATCAATTTTATTAAAAAGGTAGCAGACCAAACAAAGCTACTTGGATTAAATGCGGCCATTGAGGCGGCACGGGCTGGTGATCATGGTCGAGGCTTTGGTGTTGTAGCCAATGAAGTCCGAAAACTGGCAGAGGATAGTGTGGTGGCGGCCAAAAATATTGGTGCCATCCTGCAGAATATTGAGTCTTCAATACAAATAATCATTAAAGGGATTGAACAGACCACCGCCCTTACCGAACAACAGGTTATCTCTTCCCAGCAGATAGGTAACGGTGTGGCCCAGCTTACCAATATGGCCGATGAAATGAAGGAATTTGCTCGTCGATTAACCACGATTAAATAG
- the trkA gene encoding Trk system potassium transporter TrkA — MKITIIGAGKVGFETARRLCEEGHDILVVDKDEAKLSRVEEHLDVMVMKGNGATAQVLRDPHVIDSDLLLAVTSTDEVNIIAGMTGKKLGIKKCIVRVRDPHYAMDASFTREDLGLDLIINPEYAAAREIVRMLTMALPVHTEPFGQGKVQMADITVDEGMDLFVNKHIKDLNMPPSCLIVAISRRGDMIVPGGMDTILPHDTLYILGLPDSINTLIAKIKKRRHKKLHSVMILGGSRLGFYLADKLCALGISVKIIEQNYALCQELSERLPDALILNGDGTDVDLLKREGIEETDGFVAVTGLDEENLLISLLAKQMGAKMVVAKVSRTSYAPIVESLGVDAAVSPRLITASEIVRFIQGGRLLSLFLLLNGKAEVVELIVPAGSRVVGKTLAQCGLPRNVIVGAILRNREAIIPEGNEKILAEDRLVVFAMGHTLTSIEKLFDAGSK; from the coding sequence ATGAAAATTACTATTATCGGTGCCGGGAAAGTAGGTTTTGAAACTGCCCGTCGCCTCTGTGAGGAAGGCCACGATATCTTGGTGGTGGATAAAGATGAAGCCAAACTCTCCAGAGTTGAGGAACACCTGGATGTAATGGTTATGAAGGGAAACGGCGCCACAGCCCAAGTTTTGCGCGATCCCCATGTGATTGACAGTGATCTTTTACTGGCTGTTACCAGTACAGATGAGGTCAATATAATTGCCGGTATGACCGGCAAAAAGTTGGGCATAAAAAAGTGTATCGTCAGGGTTCGTGACCCACATTACGCCATGGATGCCTCCTTTACTCGGGAGGACCTGGGTTTAGATTTAATTATTAACCCCGAGTATGCCGCAGCTCGGGAAATTGTTCGTATGTTAACTATGGCCCTGCCGGTGCATACCGAGCCCTTTGGTCAGGGTAAAGTACAAATGGCAGATATTACTGTGGATGAAGGTATGGACCTTTTTGTTAACAAGCATATTAAGGATTTAAACATGCCCCCATCCTGTCTAATTGTGGCCATATCCAGGCGAGGCGACATGATTGTACCCGGTGGTATGGATACCATTTTACCCCACGACACACTTTATATTTTGGGGTTACCCGACAGTATCAATACTTTGATTGCAAAGATAAAAAAACGCAGGCATAAAAAACTGCATTCTGTTATGATTTTAGGCGGCAGTCGTCTGGGTTTCTACTTGGCGGATAAATTATGTGCCCTGGGTATTTCAGTTAAGATAATTGAGCAAAATTATGCTCTTTGCCAAGAGCTTTCCGAGCGCCTACCGGATGCTTTAATTTTAAACGGCGATGGTACCGATGTGGATCTGCTTAAACGAGAAGGCATTGAGGAAACCGATGGTTTTGTGGCAGTCACCGGCCTGGATGAAGAGAACTTGCTGATCTCCTTACTGGCTAAACAAATGGGAGCCAAGATGGTGGTAGCTAAGGTTAGCCGAACCAGTTACGCTCCCATTGTGGAAAGTCTGGGGGTGGATGCCGCTGTCAGCCCCCGTTTGATTACTGCCAGTGAGATTGTCCGTTTCATTCAAGGCGGCCGGTTACTATCATTATTTTTGCTACTTAACGGGAAGGCCGAAGTGGTAGAACTTATTGTACCGGCCGGTAGCCGGGTGGTTGGTAAGACCCTGGCTCAGTGTGGTTTGCCTCGCAACGTCATAGTAGGGGCTATTTTACGTAACCGTGAGGCTATTATTCCCGAAGGTAACGAAAAAATATTGGCCGAAGACCGCTTGGTGGTCTTTGCCATGGGACATACTCTAACATCCATTGAAAAACTGTTTGATGCGGGAAGTAAATAA